In Panicum virgatum strain AP13 chromosome 4N, P.virgatum_v5, whole genome shotgun sequence, a single window of DNA contains:
- the LOC120670963 gene encoding peroxidase P7-like, translating into MATAVRCLLTVAVVLSPLLAGGAAGGPLSTSFYSKRCPSVQGIVRAGMASAVAAERRMGASILRMFFHDCFVNGCDASILLDDTPTFTGEKNAGPNANSVRGYEVIDAIKAQVEAACNATVSCADILALAARDAVNLLGGPTWTVYLGRRDALTASQSDANANLPGPGSSLATLVSMFGSKGLSPRDMTALSGAHTVGQARCATFRDRVHNDANINATFASLRQQTCPQAGGDAALAPIDAQTPEAFDNAYYQNLMSRQGLFHSDQELFNGGSQDALVRKYSGNAGMFAADFAKAMVRMGAISPLTGAQGEVRLNCRKVN; encoded by the exons ATGGCGACGGCAGTGAGGTGCTTGCTCACGGTCGCCGTGGTGCTGTCtcccctgctcgccggcggcgccgccggcgggccgCTGTCGACGAGCTTCTACAGCAAGAGGTGCCCGAGCGTGCAGGGCATCGTGCGGGCGGGGATGGCGTCCGccgtggcggcggagcggcgcatGGGCGCGTCCATCCTCCGCATGTtcttccacgactgcttcgtcAAT GGCTGCGACGCGTCCATCCTGCTCGACGACACGCCGACCTTCACCGGCGAGAAGAACGCCGGGCCCAACGCCAACTCCGTGCGCGGGTACGAGGTCATCGACGCCATCAAAGCCCAGGTCGAGGCGGCCTGCAACGCTACCGTCTCCTGCGCCGAcatcctcgccctcgccgcccgcgacgCCGTCAACCTC CTCGGCGGGCCGACGTGGACGGTGTACCTGGGCCGCCGCGACGCGCTGACGGCGAGCCAGAGCGACGCCAACGCCAACCTCCCCGGCCCGGGCTCCAGCCTCGCCACGCTCGTCTCCATGTTCGGCAGCAAGGGCCTCTCGCCGCGCGACATGACGGCGCTCTCCGGCGCGCACACCGTAGGGCAGGCCCGGTGCGCCACGTTCCGCGACCGCGTCCACAACGACGCCAACATCAACGCCACCTTCGCGTCGCTCCGGCAGCAGACGTGCCCacaggccggcggcgacgccgcgctGGCGCCGATCGACGCGCAGACCCCCGAGGCGTTCGACAACGCCTACTACCAGAACCTGATGAGCAGGCAGGGGCTGTTCCACTCGGACCAGGAGCTCTTCAACGGCGGGTCGCAGGACGCGCTGGTGAGGAAGTACAGCGGCAACGCCGGGATGTTCGCCGCCGACTTCGCCAAGGCGATGGTGAGGATGGGCGCCATCAGCCCGCTCACGGGGGCGCAGGGGGAGGTCAGGCTCAACTGCAGGAAGGTCAACTAG